The proteins below are encoded in one region of Microbispora sp. NBC_01189:
- a CDS encoding class II 3-deoxy-7-phosphoheptulonate synthase produces MSVSASNLDSWRDLSAAQQPDWPDRGELDKVVAELASLPPLVFAGECDQLKDSLAAVARGEAFVLQGGDCAETFAGATAENVRNKLKTLLQMAIVLTYAGRVPVVKIGRLAGQFAKPRSKPTEVRDGVELPAYRGDMVNGFDFTPEARRPDPNRLLRAYHSSAVTLNLARAFTKGGYADLRQAHAWNQDFVAESPAGRRYEQLAREIDQALAFMRACGADPEEFHTVEFYSSHESLLLDYDRALTRIDSRTGLPYDVSAHMVWIGERTRQLDGAHVEFFSRIRNPIGVKLGPTTTPEEAISLIDKLNPDNEPGRLTFITRMGAGKVRDALPTLVEKVNASGATVAWVCDPMHGNTFEAPSGHKTRRLDDVLDEVAGFFEVHHALGTHPGGIHIEFTGDDVTECVGGGHAIVEEDLALRYETACDPRLNRGQSLDLAFRVAELYRAS; encoded by the coding sequence GTGTCCGTGAGCGCATCGAACCTGGACTCCTGGCGTGACCTGTCCGCGGCCCAGCAGCCCGACTGGCCCGACCGCGGTGAGCTCGACAAGGTCGTCGCGGAGCTGGCGAGTCTGCCGCCGCTGGTCTTCGCGGGCGAATGCGACCAGCTCAAGGACAGCCTGGCCGCGGTCGCCCGCGGCGAGGCGTTCGTCCTGCAGGGCGGCGACTGCGCCGAGACCTTCGCGGGCGCCACGGCCGAGAACGTGCGCAACAAGCTCAAGACGCTGTTGCAGATGGCGATCGTGCTGACCTACGCCGGCCGCGTCCCGGTCGTCAAGATCGGGCGGCTGGCGGGCCAGTTCGCCAAGCCGCGCTCCAAGCCCACCGAGGTCCGCGACGGCGTCGAACTGCCCGCCTACCGGGGCGACATGGTCAACGGGTTCGACTTCACCCCCGAGGCCCGCCGCCCCGACCCGAACCGGCTGCTGCGCGCCTACCACTCCTCGGCCGTCACGCTGAACCTCGCGCGGGCCTTCACCAAGGGCGGCTACGCCGACCTCCGCCAGGCGCACGCGTGGAACCAGGACTTCGTCGCCGAGTCCCCGGCCGGGCGGCGCTACGAGCAGCTCGCGCGGGAGATCGACCAGGCGCTCGCGTTCATGCGGGCCTGCGGGGCCGACCCCGAGGAGTTCCACACCGTCGAGTTCTACTCCTCGCACGAGTCTCTGCTCCTCGACTACGACCGGGCGCTCACCCGGATCGACTCGCGTACGGGCCTGCCGTACGACGTGTCGGCGCACATGGTCTGGATCGGTGAGCGCACCCGGCAGCTCGACGGGGCGCACGTGGAGTTCTTCAGCCGCATCCGCAACCCGATCGGCGTGAAGCTCGGCCCGACGACCACGCCGGAAGAGGCCATCAGCCTGATCGACAAGCTGAACCCCGACAACGAGCCGGGGCGGCTCACCTTCATCACCCGGATGGGCGCAGGGAAGGTCCGCGACGCGCTGCCCACGCTCGTCGAGAAGGTCAACGCGAGCGGCGCGACGGTGGCCTGGGTGTGCGACCCCATGCACGGCAACACGTTCGAGGCGCCGAGCGGCCACAAGACCCGCCGGCTCGACGACGTGCTCGACGAGGTCGCGGGCTTCTTCGAGGTCCACCACGCCCTCGGCACCCACCCCGGCGGCATCCACATCGAGTTCACCGGCGACGACGTGACCGAGTGCGTCGGCGGCGGGCACGCGATCGTGGAGGAGGACCTGGCGCTGCGGTACGAGACCGCCTGCGACCCCCGCCTCAACCGCGGCCAGTCGCTCGACCTCGCCTTCCGCGTCGCGGAGCTGTACCGAGCCAGCTGA
- a CDS encoding FAD-dependent oxidoreductase, producing MDTTCVIAGGGPAGAVLGLLLARAGVDVTLLEKHADFLRDFRGDTIHPSTLQVLDEIGLAEAFHRLPHFQAHTLSVETDEGRVPIADLRGLPGKYKYIAFVPQWDFLDLVTGEARRYPNFRLLMNATVTDLVRDDGVVRGVRYRDEHGAEHEIRAALTVAADGRSSVLRQAAGFAPRRFGAPMDVVWFRLPREDGDPGQPFLRASAGELMVAIVRETHWQLAYVIPKGGFEALRAQGVAELRGRVRRLLPFLGGRVDELRSFEETGVLRVEVNRISRWHLPGLLLIGDAAHAMSPVFGVGINLAVQDAVATANIVGPALLRGRAPSALLARVQRRRRIPTVVVQTAQRVVQDRFIRPTLATRAVRTVPDLTRVPVVRSLLPRFIGLGVLPEHVRLPPRVKGSQQMDKEEATGDAVQ from the coding sequence ATGGACACGACATGCGTGATCGCGGGCGGCGGGCCCGCGGGGGCCGTGCTCGGGCTGCTGCTGGCCCGTGCGGGCGTCGACGTCACACTCCTGGAGAAACACGCGGACTTCCTGCGCGACTTCCGCGGTGACACGATCCATCCCTCCACCCTTCAGGTGCTGGACGAGATCGGGCTGGCCGAGGCGTTCCACCGGCTGCCGCACTTCCAGGCGCACACCCTGTCCGTGGAGACCGACGAGGGCCGGGTGCCCATCGCCGACCTGCGCGGGCTTCCTGGCAAGTACAAGTACATCGCCTTCGTCCCGCAGTGGGACTTCCTCGACCTCGTGACCGGCGAGGCGCGCCGCTACCCCAACTTCCGTCTGCTCATGAACGCGACGGTCACCGACCTCGTACGGGACGACGGCGTCGTCCGGGGGGTGCGCTACCGCGACGAACACGGCGCGGAGCACGAGATCAGGGCGGCGCTGACGGTCGCGGCGGACGGCCGGAGCTCCGTCCTGCGGCAGGCGGCCGGTTTCGCGCCCCGGCGGTTCGGCGCGCCGATGGACGTCGTCTGGTTCCGGCTGCCGCGCGAGGACGGCGATCCGGGGCAGCCGTTCCTGCGGGCCTCGGCCGGTGAGCTCATGGTCGCCATCGTGAGGGAGACGCACTGGCAGCTCGCCTACGTCATCCCCAAGGGGGGCTTCGAGGCGCTGCGGGCGCAGGGAGTGGCGGAACTGCGCGGCCGGGTGCGGCGGCTGCTGCCCTTCCTCGGCGGCCGGGTGGACGAACTGCGCTCCTTCGAGGAAACCGGCGTGCTGCGGGTGGAGGTGAACCGGATCTCCCGCTGGCACCTCCCCGGCCTGCTGCTGATCGGCGACGCGGCCCACGCGATGTCGCCGGTCTTCGGCGTCGGGATCAACCTGGCGGTGCAGGACGCGGTCGCGACGGCCAACATCGTCGGGCCGGCCCTGCTGCGCGGCCGGGCGCCCTCGGCGCTGCTGGCGAGGGTGCAGCGCCGCCGCCGGATACCCACGGTCGTCGTCCAGACCGCGCAGCGGGTGGTGCAGGACCGGTTCATCCGGCCCACTCTCGCCACCCGTGCCGTACGGACCGTGCCCGATCTCACCCGTGTGCCGGTGGTCCGCTCGCTGCTGCCCAGATTCATCGGCCTCGGCGTGCTTCCCGAGCACGTCCGTCTTCCGCCACGAGTGAAAGGATCTCAGCAGATGGACAAGGAGGAGGCCACAGGGGACGCGGTGCAATAA
- a CDS encoding 2-oxo acid dehydrogenase subunit E2, translating into MTGFPVPKLNNNDTTYVLVEWLAEDGQAVRDGDPVVLLETSKATEEVVAPHDGVLRRLLAEGAECEPGQVIAHLLGPGDEAAPHDPAGTGSTESAGSTESAGSTESAGSTESAGSTESAGSTESAGSTESAGSTGGDVRGPGLPAAPGDSAPGGPGAPVPGGPVPGGPGGADGVGVGDGSGVIVTMPARELIEAHGVAMERVYALGRKVIRRADVEELLGGKALPSPTAPGTTATAGTTATAGTTVTAGDASESAPRSTAGQANGRPAPAHSAAHSATDSALNGAGRAGAALDGAGLDDDAQWITLSRAQQRTAEVVERSRREIPAAFTVMTVDVTEVLSLARDLTRRLRALIGLPEMVVKATGGLLDRFPVFFAEPTPGPRPRLRRAATADVGVTVDVGRGLFIPVVRDVGDRPLSEIAGDLAGFRRTALTGSFRESDLQGGNITLTLHTHDGIVHAVPIVFPGQTCALSLTAPRPEVVPDGSGFAVRKTAAIGLAYDHRFVNGRDAAEFLGELRSALESPARFLTENG; encoded by the coding sequence GTGACCGGCTTCCCCGTGCCCAAGCTCAACAACAACGACACGACGTACGTCCTGGTGGAATGGCTGGCCGAGGACGGCCAGGCGGTGCGCGACGGCGATCCGGTCGTGCTGCTGGAGACGTCGAAGGCGACCGAGGAGGTCGTCGCCCCGCACGACGGCGTCCTGCGGCGGCTGCTCGCCGAGGGGGCCGAATGCGAGCCGGGGCAGGTCATCGCCCACCTGCTCGGGCCCGGTGACGAGGCGGCCCCGCACGACCCGGCAGGCACCGGAAGCACAGAGAGCGCGGGAAGCACAGAGAGCGCGGGAAGCACAGAGAGCGCGGGAAGCACAGAGAGCGCGGGAAGCACAGAGAGCGCGGGAAGCACAGAGAGCGCGGGAAGCACAGAGAGCGCGGGAAGCACGGGCGGCGACGTGCGCGGGCCGGGCCTCCCGGCGGCGCCCGGCGACTCCGCGCCGGGCGGTCCCGGCGCCCCAGTGCCGGGCGGGCCAGTGCCGGGCGGTCCCGGCGGCGCTGACGGCGTGGGTGTTGGCGATGGCTCCGGCGTGATCGTCACCATGCCCGCCCGCGAGTTGATCGAGGCGCACGGCGTCGCCATGGAGCGGGTGTACGCCCTCGGCCGCAAGGTGATCAGGCGGGCCGACGTCGAGGAGCTGCTCGGCGGCAAGGCGCTCCCCTCTCCCACGGCGCCCGGAACCACCGCCACAGCCGGAACCACCGCCACAGCCGGGACGACCGTCACGGCGGGGGACGCCTCCGAAAGCGCTCCGCGGTCGACGGCGGGCCAGGCGAACGGCCGGCCGGCCCCGGCCCACTCGGCAGCTCACTCGGCGACCGACTCGGCCCTGAACGGCGCGGGGCGTGCCGGTGCCGCCCTGGACGGGGCGGGGCTGGACGACGACGCGCAGTGGATCACGCTGTCCCGGGCGCAGCAGCGGACGGCGGAGGTCGTCGAGCGGTCCCGGCGCGAGATTCCCGCGGCGTTCACCGTGATGACCGTCGACGTGACCGAGGTGCTCTCGCTCGCCCGCGACCTCACCCGGCGGCTGCGCGCCCTGATCGGCCTGCCCGAGATGGTGGTGAAGGCGACGGGCGGGCTGCTCGACCGATTCCCGGTCTTCTTCGCCGAGCCCACCCCCGGCCCCCGCCCGCGCCTGCGGCGGGCCGCCACCGCCGACGTTGGCGTGACCGTCGACGTCGGCCGGGGGCTGTTCATCCCGGTCGTCCGCGACGTGGGCGACCGGCCGCTCTCCGAGATCGCCGGCGACCTGGCCGGTTTCCGCAGGACGGCCCTCACCGGGTCGTTCCGGGAAAGCGACCTCCAAGGAGGCAATATCACGCTAACCCTCCACACCCACGACGGCATCGTGCACGCCGTCCCGATCGTCTTCCCCGGCCAGACGTGCGCGCTGTCGCTGACCGCGCCCCGCCCGGAGGTCGTCCCCGACGGCTCGGGCTTCGCCGTACGGAAGACCGCCGCGATCGGCCTCGCGTACGACCACCGCTTCGTCAACGGTCGCGATGCCGCGGAGTTCCTCGGCGAACTCCGGTCGGCGCTCGAATCACCCGCGCGTTTCCTCACCGAGAATGGTTGA
- a CDS encoding aldose 1-epimerase family protein, whose translation MPDYTITGGGYQATISERGGALRVLRHGDRDLVTSWPEGGPVPYYSGTMLAPWPNRVVGAEYAFDGRRHRLPVNEPDRGHALHGLVSDRDWECAELLVVEDHHGHVRLTHIVEPVEGYPHRIALEVRHALSEAGLSTTLTAQNVGESAAPYGCGPHPWLLAGPDVTTYELELPAGRVLLTDDLLAPTDLVDVAGTPYDFRAPRVVGETAVDHAFTGVAEGRVRVRGPEGAVDLTWDPAVMPWVQVCTGTGLGHRGLAVEPMTCPPDAFNSGTDLVVLQPGDKHEATWTIAAANEED comes from the coding sequence GTGCCTGATTACACGATCACCGGCGGCGGCTACCAGGCCACGATCAGCGAGCGGGGCGGCGCGCTCCGGGTGCTGCGGCATGGAGACCGCGACCTGGTGACGAGCTGGCCGGAGGGCGGGCCGGTCCCCTACTACAGCGGCACGATGCTCGCCCCCTGGCCGAACCGGGTGGTCGGGGCCGAGTACGCCTTCGACGGGCGGCGTCACCGCCTGCCGGTGAACGAGCCCGACCGCGGGCACGCCCTGCACGGCCTGGTCTCCGACCGCGACTGGGAGTGCGCGGAGCTGCTCGTGGTGGAGGACCACCACGGCCACGTGCGGCTGACGCACATCGTGGAGCCGGTCGAGGGCTATCCCCACCGGATCGCCCTGGAGGTGCGGCATGCGCTCTCCGAGGCGGGCCTGTCCACCACGCTGACCGCGCAGAACGTCGGCGAGAGCGCCGCGCCGTACGGCTGCGGGCCGCACCCCTGGCTGCTGGCCGGGCCGGACGTGACCACCTACGAGCTGGAGCTTCCGGCCGGCCGGGTGCTGCTCACCGACGACCTGCTCGCCCCCACCGACCTGGTCGACGTGGCGGGCACGCCGTACGACTTCCGGGCGCCGCGCGTCGTCGGGGAGACGGCGGTCGACCACGCCTTCACCGGCGTGGCGGAGGGACGGGTGCGCGTGCGCGGCCCGGAAGGCGCGGTGGACCTGACCTGGGACCCGGCGGTCATGCCGTGGGTCCAGGTCTGCACCGGCACGGGGCTCGGCCACCGGGGGCTGGCCGTGGAGCCCATGACCTGCCCGCCCGACGCGTTCAACTCGGGCACCGATCTGGTCGTTCTGCAGCCGGGGGACAAGCACGAGGCCACGTGGACCATCGCGGCCGCCAACGAGGAAGACTGA
- the trxA gene encoding thioredoxin — MATVEVTEKNFNDIADNGIVLLDFWASWCGPCRSFAPIFEKTSEEHADITFGKIDTEAQPGLSEGFEITAIPTIMAIRDGIVVFAQPGALPKPALEDLISQLRALDMDSIRAQIEAEAKNG, encoded by the coding sequence ATGGCAACCGTCGAGGTGACCGAGAAGAACTTCAACGACATCGCCGACAACGGCATCGTACTGCTCGATTTCTGGGCGTCCTGGTGTGGCCCCTGCCGATCGTTCGCACCGATCTTCGAAAAGACGTCCGAAGAGCACGCGGACATCACGTTCGGCAAGATCGACACCGAGGCGCAGCCGGGCCTGTCGGAGGGATTCGAGATCACCGCGATCCCCACGATCATGGCGATCCGGGACGGTATCGTGGTGTTCGCGCAGCCGGGCGCGCTGCCCAAGCCGGCGCTTGAGGACTTGATCAGTCAGCTCCGCGCACTGGACATGGACTCCATCCGCGCCCAGATCGAGGCGGAGGCCAAGAACGGCTGA
- a CDS encoding zinc ribbon domain-containing protein codes for MKPQRVTLHAWSFHQLGGFIAYKAARRGVAVIHVDPAYSSQQCSACGHVDKKNRPDRETFSCTSCGFAEHADVNAARNIASRGVAGWAVSHAA; via the coding sequence TTGAAGCCCCAGCGGGTCACGCTGCACGCGTGGAGCTTCCACCAGCTGGGAGGCTTCATCGCCTACAAGGCGGCTCGCCGGGGAGTCGCCGTGATCCATGTGGATCCGGCCTACAGCTCCCAGCAGTGCTCGGCCTGCGGGCACGTGGACAAGAAGAACCGGCCAGACCGGGAAACGTTCTCCTGTACGTCGTGCGGCTTCGCTGAGCACGCCGACGTCAACGCAGCCCGCAACATCGCCTCACGCGGTGTCGCGGGCTGGGCAGTGAGTCACGCTGCCTGA
- a CDS encoding thiamine pyrophosphate-dependent dehydrogenase E1 component subunit alpha, with amino-acid sequence MGDQDLRSLLLIRHFERALLRLFERGVLSGTTHTCLGQEYVPVVLSALLRDDDFVFSNHRGHGHFLARHPDPHGLLAEIMGREGALCGGVGGSQHIYHQRFLSTGVQGESLPVATGVALKLAGTGALACAYIGDGTWGEGAVYEALNMASLWRVPLLVVVEHNGIAQSTPTSVQMAGTIAARAAAFGVRHHHVASTDVEEIRAGLAPLLDAVRAEPSPLVVEFATHRLGPHSKGDDTRSPEEIRRVRESDWYDRYAEADPERFARIDAEQRDLVERVVAEVSARPAAPAASVTLSAPSAPSAPSAPLAPSPEARP; translated from the coding sequence GTGGGCGACCAGGATCTCCGCTCGCTGCTACTCATCCGGCACTTCGAGCGAGCCCTGCTGCGCCTGTTCGAGCGGGGTGTGCTGAGCGGCACCACCCACACCTGCCTCGGGCAGGAGTACGTCCCGGTCGTCCTGTCGGCGCTGCTCCGGGACGACGACTTCGTGTTCAGCAACCACCGCGGGCACGGCCACTTCCTCGCCCGCCATCCGGATCCGCACGGCCTGCTCGCCGAGATCATGGGGCGGGAGGGCGCCCTGTGCGGCGGCGTCGGCGGCAGTCAGCACATCTACCACCAGCGCTTCCTGTCCACCGGCGTGCAGGGCGAGAGCCTGCCGGTGGCGACCGGGGTGGCCCTGAAACTGGCCGGCACGGGCGCGCTGGCCTGCGCGTACATCGGGGACGGCACCTGGGGTGAGGGCGCCGTCTACGAGGCGCTCAACATGGCGTCCCTGTGGCGGGTGCCGCTGCTGGTCGTGGTCGAGCACAACGGCATCGCCCAGTCGACCCCCACGTCCGTCCAGATGGCCGGCACGATCGCCGCCCGGGCGGCGGCCTTCGGCGTCCGCCACCACCACGTCGCGTCCACCGACGTGGAGGAGATCAGGGCGGGCCTCGCCCCGCTGCTGGACGCCGTACGGGCCGAGCCGTCCCCGCTGGTCGTGGAGTTCGCCACGCACCGTCTCGGACCGCACAGCAAGGGCGACGACACCCGCTCGCCGGAGGAGATCCGCCGGGTCCGGGAGTCCGACTGGTACGACCGGTACGCCGAGGCCGATCCCGAGCGGTTCGCCCGGATCGACGCGGAGCAGCGAGATCTCGTCGAACGGGTGGTCGCCGAGGTCTCCGCCCGGCCCGCCGCCCCGGCCGCGTCCGTCACCCTCTCAGCCCCGTCAGCCCCGTCGGCTCCGTCAGCCCCGTTGGCTCCGTCGCCGGAGGCGCGGCCGTGA
- a CDS encoding phosphotransferase family protein produces the protein MDSRTKRRLSPAQLDEIARDALGRALTTSEELTDGFANAAWRLGLDDGSQVVLKVGPPPDLRMLTYERHLLRTEAMVYHLAKPAGLPMPDLLHASFDDSALGGDYLVLSALDGVAWSATSLGPAEESAIRFELGRHLARLHAIPGTGVFGYPYAGLTGRTWRDAFLVMMGAMLDDAVHYNTRLPATIVEIAGLVHRNAHALDEVVTPALVHFDVWPGNVFLDGDRRIQAIIDFERAFWGDPLADFITPTLFGELREDDPLLTGYRSEGGRADLGDGARIRLALYRVYLYLIMLVEDGPRQYPEESYGRIRDLCTRSLASCLDTLRTGPRQHGPHARVSASRP, from the coding sequence TTGGACAGCAGGACCAAGAGACGACTGTCCCCCGCGCAGCTCGACGAGATCGCCCGTGACGCCCTGGGCCGCGCACTGACCACTTCGGAAGAGCTCACCGACGGCTTCGCCAACGCCGCGTGGCGGCTCGGGCTCGACGACGGAAGTCAGGTGGTGCTCAAGGTGGGGCCGCCGCCGGACCTCCGGATGCTGACCTACGAACGGCACCTGCTGCGCACCGAGGCGATGGTCTACCACCTGGCCAAGCCCGCCGGGCTGCCGATGCCCGACCTGCTGCACGCCTCGTTCGACGACTCGGCGCTCGGCGGCGACTACCTCGTCCTGTCCGCCCTCGACGGCGTCGCGTGGAGCGCCACCTCGCTCGGCCCGGCGGAGGAGAGCGCGATCCGGTTCGAGCTGGGCCGCCATCTCGCCCGGCTGCACGCGATCCCGGGCACCGGCGTCTTTGGCTACCCGTACGCCGGGCTCACCGGCCGGACGTGGCGGGACGCGTTCCTCGTCATGATGGGCGCGATGCTGGACGACGCCGTCCACTACAACACCCGGCTCCCCGCGACGATCGTGGAGATCGCCGGGCTCGTCCACAGGAACGCGCACGCCCTCGACGAGGTGGTCACCCCGGCTCTGGTCCACTTCGACGTGTGGCCCGGCAACGTGTTCCTCGACGGCGACCGGCGCATCCAGGCGATCATCGACTTCGAGAGGGCCTTCTGGGGCGATCCGCTGGCCGATTTCATCACTCCCACCCTGTTCGGCGAGCTACGCGAGGACGACCCCCTGCTCACCGGATATCGGAGTGAGGGCGGCAGGGCGGACCTCGGCGACGGCGCCCGGATCAGGCTCGCCCTCTACCGGGTCTACCTCTATCTGATCATGCTCGTGGAGGACGGCCCGCGGCAGTACCCGGAGGAGTCCTACGGCCGCATCCGTGACCTGTGCACCCGATCACTCGCGAGCTGCCTCGACACCCTGAGGACCGGCCCGCGGCAGCACGGGCCACACGCCCGCGTGTCAGCTTCTCGGCCGTAA
- a CDS encoding GH1 family beta-glucosidase: protein MNSPARFPTDFVWGASTAAYQVEGATTEDGRGPSVWDTFCAVPGNVLDGDNGDQAADHYHRYNEDLDLIADLGLGSYRFSIAWPRIQPTGSGKANQKGLDFYRRLVDGLVERGVRPMATLFHWDLPQELQDRGGWENRDTAERFAEYAGICFDALEIRDWLTINEPKTVVDCGYREGQHAPGFKDDARAFVACHHLLLAHGLASRVLHERHPGRRIGPALNLHPTYPADDTPEALEAARHQDGLENRLYLDPIFKGSYPEDTLRWISERGPMADHILDGDLAVISEPIDVLGVQYYTPIFVDAKGERVFLHERTQAEWLEVYPEGFHDILMRVQRDYPGVPMIITENGLPTEDVPGPDGRVRDERRITYLRDHLAAMHRAMEEGARVEGYHVWSLLDNFEWAQGYSQRFGIVYVDYSTQKRTPKDSALWYRDVVKSGELR, encoded by the coding sequence ATGAACTCACCCGCACGGTTTCCGACCGACTTCGTCTGGGGCGCGTCGACCGCGGCGTACCAGGTCGAAGGCGCGACCACGGAGGACGGCCGCGGGCCCTCGGTGTGGGACACGTTCTGCGCGGTCCCGGGGAACGTGCTCGACGGCGACAACGGTGACCAGGCCGCCGACCACTACCACCGCTACAACGAGGACCTGGACCTGATCGCCGATCTCGGCCTGGGCAGCTACCGCTTCTCGATCGCGTGGCCGCGGATCCAGCCGACCGGCTCGGGGAAGGCCAACCAGAAGGGCCTCGACTTCTACCGCAGGCTGGTCGACGGGCTCGTCGAACGCGGCGTCCGGCCGATGGCCACGCTCTTCCACTGGGACCTGCCGCAGGAGCTGCAGGACCGAGGGGGCTGGGAGAACAGGGACACGGCCGAGCGCTTCGCCGAGTACGCCGGGATCTGCTTCGACGCCCTGGAGATCCGTGACTGGCTGACGATCAACGAGCCGAAGACGGTCGTCGACTGCGGCTACCGGGAGGGCCAGCACGCGCCGGGCTTCAAGGACGACGCGCGCGCGTTCGTCGCCTGCCACCACCTGCTGCTCGCCCACGGCCTCGCCTCGCGGGTGCTGCACGAGCGGCACCCGGGACGCCGGATCGGGCCGGCGCTCAACCTCCACCCGACGTATCCGGCCGACGACACCCCCGAGGCGCTCGAGGCGGCCCGCCACCAGGACGGCCTGGAGAACCGGCTCTACCTGGACCCGATCTTCAAGGGCTCCTATCCCGAGGACACGCTGCGCTGGATCTCCGAGCGCGGCCCGATGGCCGACCACATCCTGGACGGCGACCTCGCCGTCATCAGCGAGCCCATCGACGTGCTCGGCGTGCAGTACTACACGCCGATCTTCGTGGACGCCAAGGGCGAGCGGGTCTTCCTGCACGAGCGGACCCAGGCCGAGTGGCTGGAGGTCTACCCCGAGGGCTTCCACGACATCCTGATGCGGGTGCAGCGCGACTACCCCGGCGTGCCGATGATCATCACGGAGAACGGCCTGCCCACCGAGGACGTGCCCGGCCCCGACGGCCGCGTCCGCGACGAGCGGCGCATCACCTACCTCCGCGACCACCTGGCCGCCATGCACCGCGCCATGGAGGAGGGCGCGCGGGTCGAGGGCTACCACGTGTGGTCGCTGCTCGACAACTTCGAGTGGGCGCAGGGCTACAGCCAGCGCTTCGGCATCGTGTACGTGGACTACTCGACCCAGAAGCGCACCCCCAAGGACAGCGCGCTCTGGTACCGCGACGTCGTGAAGAGCGGCGAACTGCGCTGA
- a CDS encoding alpha-ketoacid dehydrogenase subunit beta, with protein sequence MTRVSEHINQALHDLMESDPSVHLLGEDVSDPYGGAFKVTRGLSSRFGSRVRSTPLSEGAIAGVGAGLALAGDKAIVEIMFADFVALAFDQITNFAAKSTAMYGRPVPVPLVVRCPTGGNRGYGPTHSQNPQKHFIGVPGLSLFEMTPFHDAGDLLTRMFALARPCLFFEDKVLYTRQMHDTGDLFRFEVADDVARVYVDGAGPPDCTLVTHGGLVHRTLDAMRALLLEDELVCELLVPAQLYPVPHLPGLENAPHVCVVDDGTEGGTWAAEVATALYPRLWGRLRRPITLVNSADSVIPAAPHLEREVLVQAGHIRAAVREALS encoded by the coding sequence GTGACCAGAGTCTCCGAGCACATCAACCAGGCGCTGCACGATCTCATGGAGTCCGACCCCTCGGTCCACCTGCTCGGCGAGGACGTCAGCGACCCGTACGGCGGCGCGTTCAAGGTGACCCGGGGGCTGTCCAGCCGGTTCGGTTCCCGGGTGCGGTCCACTCCGCTCAGCGAGGGCGCCATCGCGGGGGTCGGCGCCGGTCTGGCCCTGGCCGGCGACAAGGCCATCGTCGAGATCATGTTCGCCGATTTCGTGGCCCTGGCGTTCGACCAGATCACGAACTTCGCCGCCAAGTCCACCGCGATGTACGGCAGGCCCGTGCCGGTGCCGCTCGTGGTCCGCTGCCCCACGGGCGGCAACCGCGGCTACGGCCCCACCCACAGCCAGAACCCGCAGAAGCACTTCATCGGGGTGCCGGGGCTGTCCCTGTTCGAGATGACGCCGTTCCACGACGCCGGCGACCTGCTCACCCGGATGTTCGCCCTGGCCCGGCCCTGCCTGTTCTTCGAGGACAAGGTCCTCTACACCCGGCAGATGCACGACACCGGCGACCTGTTCCGGTTCGAGGTGGCCGACGACGTGGCGCGGGTGTACGTCGACGGCGCGGGCCCGCCCGACTGCACGCTGGTGACCCACGGCGGGCTCGTCCATCGGACGCTCGACGCCATGCGGGCGCTGCTGCTGGAGGACGAGCTGGTCTGCGAACTGCTCGTGCCGGCCCAGCTCTACCCGGTGCCCCACCTGCCGGGGCTGGAGAACGCGCCGCACGTCTGCGTGGTGGACGACGGCACCGAGGGCGGCACCTGGGCGGCCGAGGTGGCCACGGCGCTCTACCCGCGCCTGTGGGGCCGCCTGCGCCGCCCGATCACCCTGGTCAACTCGGCGGACAGCGTGATTCCCGCCGCCCCCCATCTCGAACGCGAGGTGCTCGTGCAGGCCGGCCACATCCGGGCCGCAGTCAGGGAGGCCCTGTCGTGA